TGTATTATATGGGGACGAACGGAGATAATGAATATATAGGCCTCGCTTATTCTGCGGACGGCAAAGAATGGAAGGGTTATAATGGCGGCACAGCGCCCGTATTATCTCCATCAACTGATGAATGGGACTTTACTTCTGTTGGGTATCCAACTGTGGTTAAAGAAAATGAAACCTGGATGATGTGGTTTGGCGGAGGGCCAAATACCAACCATGGAATTGGTTATGCCACATCAGCCGATGGGATAACATGGACAAAGAGCGCCACTAACCCGATTATGCATAAGGATGATGGGGTTTCTTGGAGAAATGATAGAACATATACGCCGATAGTAATAAAAGACGGAGATGTTTATAAAATGTGGTTTACTGGGAAAGATTCTTCCGGCAATTATGCCATAGGTTATGCCACGAATACCAACCCCAATGCTTATTCAACCATTCAGGCCGCGATTGATGCCGCTAGCGAGGGGGATACGATTAATGTCGCTGCGGGGACTTATACTCCTGATAATTTAGATTGGGATGGTTATGGGTTTTTAAGGATAAATAAGCCGTTAACATTAAAAGGGGCGGGAAGTTCAAACACAATAGTTGACGGGGAGCATTTGCATAGTGTAATTTCCGGTTATGATGGTAAGCATAGCACTTGCTTATGGATTGGGAATTCCGACGTAACATTGGAAGGTCTGACAATAAAGGGATGCGATTGGGGTATTAGAGCCAGCGATGCGCATTCCGGAGCGAATGAAATTTCCAGTTTGTTATTCAATGACGTAACGGTCACTGATAATTTTGGACATGGATTTGTTTTTGAGAATTATAATGACGTTTCTTTCAGCGGGGTTGACTTTATAGACTCTAATGCAAACGAAAACGGAGACAGGGGAATTTATATCTCTCCTTCATCAAACGCAGAAGATTTTACATTAATAAACACAAATGCCAATGGCAATAAAAAAGCAGGGTTTAATTGCCAAGGAACCCTAGACGGACTGATGATTACCGGGGGGACATTTAATGATAATACTGGTGGTTTAAATTATGAAGGAAAAGGTCCTTATTTTGGTGCTGGAATTGAATTGAGCGGAGTTAGTAATGCCACAATAGATGACATTGAAATAAATGAAAATGGGTTATTGGGCCCTCCGGATATTAAAGAAGGTCCTCCCGGAGATGAAGAAATTTCCGGCGGAGCGGGAATTATAATAAAGGGAAACTCTGATAATATTGAAATAAAAAATTCAGCATTAGAGGGCAATGCAAATGGAATTTTGATTGAATATTGGGAAAAATGGTCCACCCCCGAACCAACCAATATTGTCGCGAATTATAACAAAATACAAGGTAGTGTTTATTATGATGTTTTGAATTGGGGGCCAAATCAGACTGTTAACGCGGAAAAGAACTGGTGGGGGACTAACGTAAAAAGCGAAATAGAAGCGTTGATTAGCGGAGATGTTGATTATAGATTTTGGTATATGGACGAGGACATGATAGAAATCAATTATCCTCCGGTTCATAACGCAACCCAGGATACTTATTATCTTGCAATTCAAGACGCGATTGATGCGGCGAATGATGGGGATACGATTGTTGTCGCAGCTGGGACTTATGCTGTAGATAGCTCAATTAACGTAAATAAAAGCGTAACAATAACCACGGATGCGTCCGCGACTATTGTCGGTCAAAATAGCGATACAGTTCCAGTATTAAGAATAACCGCTAATAATATTACTATTGAAAATTTAGAGATTACTCTCACGCCCGACGCTATTAGTGCTTATAGTAAACAATATAATGGCCTTATTCACGTTGGAGAGAATAAAGTGATCGAAAATTTAACGGGTATTAAAATCTTGAACAATAAGATATTTACTCCAAGCCAAGGCGACAGAAACACCATGTCTGAGTGGGGCGCATTTGGAATTAAATTTGAAAGGGGTTGTATGGCCACTATTACAGGTAATACTATTTATAATACCAGACAAGGTATTTCCGGGAGTTATGGCTCCAGTCTAGATGTTAAAAATAACACAATTTACAATACCAAGGGTGGTATCTGTATTTATACAAATTTTGGAGATATTGAGAACCATAATATTGTTGACAATTTATGGGATGCCCCAATTTCAGATTTAAGCCATAGTGAATGGGATATTGTATGGCATTCTGGGGGATCATTTGTTGATGTGGAAAATTGGGAAGAGCATTATCAAACATATGTTTTAAATCTTTCTGGAGACAACAGTAATGCTTATGTTGTTGATTGGCGACAAGCCAGTACAGGTAAAGCAACACAGAATAACCGAAGTCATGTTTTTGTTTACGACGGTGATGTTAACGGTGAGGGTGGTGTTACAACACCGATGAATAACATTATGGGAGCAATTACGGGTGTAACACCAGGTGGCAAGGTCTTTATTTCGGCTGGGACATATGGAATTGCTGAAATGGGTGGCCCTGCGTATGAACCTGTTAGTATTAATAAACCATTGACATTGCAGGGCGCGGGTAGCGCAGATACGATTTTAGATGCCGGCAATCCCGACCCTCATTGTGATGTGATTTGGATACGATCTTCTGATGTAACCGTGAAAGGGCTTACGGTTACTAACGGTGATTTTGGCGTCCGGATAAATGGCGGGACAGAGGCATTGGACAATATTACCTTTATTGATGTGAAAGCTTTGGATAATAACGGCAGCGGTTTCGTCTTTGAAGGCCCTGAAGTTAGTAATGTTACTTTCACAAATTGCCGAGCGGAAGATAATGGCAATAGAGGTATTTATTTTGTACCTGGTAAATCTTCAGAAAATATTACTTTAATAAATACCAGCGCAGATAACAACCAGGTAATGGGCTTCAATAACCAGGGAACAATGACAAATCTAAAAATTGAAGGCGGAACCTTTAATAATAATGCCGGAGGAAGTCCGAGAAACACAACCGAAGGGCCTTATTATGGATTCGGGGTTAGCGTGGAAAACACAACTGGCGTAAATATTCAGGGAATAACAGCCAAAAGCAATGGCACGGAAGGGCCTGCCGAAGGCGGAGCGGGGATTGTGATTAAGGGTGATAGTTCCGATGTTAATATCAACAGCGTAGTATTAACTGGAAATAAGATTGGATTGTGGCTTGAGCCAAAATGGGGTGAAAATCCCGCGCCCCAAGATACGACTATTAAAAATAGCAAGATACTTGATAATGTTGATTATGGAGTGAAAAATGATATTGAAGAGATTACCGTCGAGGCCACAAAGAACTGGTGGGGGGATCCGTCAGGTCCGGAACGAGAGACTCCAGGTAATTCAGGTATTTGGGTAGGCCAGGGAGATAGGGTTTCCAGTTTTGTTGATGTCATTCCTTGGTATGCCAATGTAGCCAAAACAGCTTTGTCTGACGCTACTTATAATGACGCTATCTATACCTCTGATACTTCCGGTCAGGCGGATTTGCCTGAAGACGTTACGGAAATTACGCTTGATGATGATACGGTTTTAGACGTTTCCGGAGGCATGGATACGGCTATAGGCAATAACATTGTTGTTGGCGGAACGACTCTGGCTTTGAATGCTTTTACCAGCGGTAATATTACCGCGCCGGTTGATTTAAGCGCTTCTCAGGATATCGGCGGGCAGCAAGTCAAGGTAGAAAAAGCGGTTAAATTAAAATCAGGCACAGCCGGACAGCCGATTACTATTTCCAATGTTGGTTTAGCTAACACCAAGGTTGATATTCCGGACGAAACAACGATTTTGGCTCCGAGCGGCTGGGACGGGAAAATAGAGCCGCCGAAAACCGGAACTAAAACCGGAACCGCGCCTTCGGGCTTTTCTGTCGGCAATACCGTGGTTGAAGTCGGGTCCGAGGCCGGGGTATTATTATTTGATAAGCCGGTGAAAATTACTTTGCCCGGAGTTACGGGCGAGGTGGCTTATCGGCCTTCCGGCTCAAACACTTGGCAAAAAATAACCGTTACTTGTGATAACGCCACTAACCCGACAAACATAAGTTTCCCGGGAGAATGTTATATAAAAGTTGGTTCTGATACCATAATTCATACCTATCACTTTACTTCCTTTGCTTCGTTAGCCGCGACTCCTCCGTCTGCTCCGACCACCGGCGGCGGCGGTATGCCGATTTGGTTCCTGCAACAACAGCAACCCGCGACTCCGGCTACCCCGGCGACTCCGGCTGCTCCAACCACTCCCGCGACTCCCGCGATTCCGGCTACCCCGGCGACTCCGGCCGTTCCGGCTCCGCAAGTTTTGGGAGAAAAAATATACGCTGACGGAACTTTGGTGCGGGGACGCGACAAAAAAATTTTTATCATTGTTGACGGCCAGAAGAAATATATTCCCAACCTGAAAGAGCTGGCCAAATACGCCGGACAAAAAATTTATGATGTGGCCAATTCGGTTTTGATCCAGTACCCGGAAGTTTTGGGAGAAAAAGTCATTGCCGACGGCGCCTTGATCAGGGGAGCGGACGCTAAAATTTATGCCATAAAGAACGGGAAGAAAGAGCATGTAAGGAGCTTGGAAGAATTGCGGAAAAATTATTTCGGGAAAAAGATTTATGATGTGAGCGACGAGACGCTGGCTAAGTATTAAAAGTTGAAATTGATATACAAACCCCGCCCTTCGCGAAGGGCGGGGTTTATTGTAGAAAAAATTTTGAATAAAAAATCGGCCGTTTGGATAGTTGCTCCAAACGGCCTAAGCCTACTGGTTTTCTTTTTTGCCCTTTTTTCTTTTTTTTCCGTCCTTATTGCGTCTTTTTTCCGGGTCATACCCCAAAAGCCCCTGTTTTTCAAGTTTTTTTTTGAGGGCTTTAAGGGCTTTATCAATATCGCCGTTCCTTACAAAAACGCTCGCGTTGACTTTCATTTTTTGCCTCCATCGGTGGAAATTGATATATTGAGATGGTTACAAAACTGCTCCTGCTGCGATTTGCCGTTTTCGGCCAATACTTCGTCAAACTGGCACAAAATGATTTTCGATGTAGCTCTGCTACACCTCAAATCATTTTGTTGGTTTTCCTCGTCTTGTCCAAAAACATCTAAATCTCGCAACGAAACAATTTTGTAAACATCTCATTTTAAAATAGCCAATTATTAGTATACTCTATTTATCAATTTTTAAAAGTTTTGTCAATTTTTTTTAAAATTTACCCCTTTTCCCTCGCCCCCTTAAAAATCCCCCTCGCCCCCTTTATCAAGGGGGAAACGTTTGCCCTTCGTTGTTTTGATAATGAAAATTAAAGTTTCACGTTATGCGTTTCACGTTCCACGTTATGCGTTCCGCGTATTGTTTGTTCCTTTTTTGGGGAAATGGTATTATAGAGTTGGAATTTATTTTTTTTAAAATAAAAAAATATGCCGGAATTGCCGGAAGTGGAAACAATTAAAAATGATTTGAAAAAAAGAATTTTGGGCAAGCTGATAATCGGGGTTGAAATAAGAGGTAAAAAAGCGGTAAAGAGCCGGCCCGTTGATTTTATTAAGATTTTGAAAGGCGGTTCTTTTTCCGGCTTGGATAGAATTGGAAAGCTATTAATTTTTGAACTGGCTGATAAGAAGAATTTTTTGTTGATTCATCTGAAAATGACCGGCCAGCTGATTTATTGCGGGGAAGGGGGAATTGTGGCCGGCGGCCATGAAACAGGGAGAGAAGGGGATGAAACAGGAGCGTTGCCGGGCAAACATACCCGTCTGATTTTTTCTTTCAAGGATAAGGCCGGATTATTTTTTAATGATCTGCGCAAATTCGGGTATGCTAAAATTGTCAATAAAAAAGAATTGGAAAAAATAAAAGGGGGATATGGCCCAGAACCTTTGGCAAAGAAGTTTACTTTAATGGCTCTTGAAAGGGTTCTGGAAGGCAAAAACGCGCCTATTAAGGCGATTTTACTTAATCAGGGCCTAATTGCCGGAATTGGCAATATTTACGCCGATGAAGCCCTTTTTGAGGCCGGAATCAAGCCTGACAGGCGGGCCGGAAGCCTGTCCGGGAAAGAAAAAGAAGCTCTTTTCAAAGCTATTAATAAAGTTATAAAAAAGGCCATAAAATACCGCGGCACCACTTTCAGCAATTATGTGGATCCGTCCGGCCGAAGGGGCGGTTTTATTAAACTGCTTAAGGTTTATCATCGGGAGGGGGAGAAGTGCAAAAGATGCGGGGGGTTGATAAAGAAGATAAAAACGGCCGGCAGAGGAACCAGGTTTTGCGAAAAATGCCAGAAATAAAGATTGGATGAATAAATTACAAATTCCTCGGCCTCGCCAATCCCGCCTTAGCGGGAGGGGCGGGCAAATTACCAAATTTTTTAAACTATTGTTTAGAGTTTTGAATTTTGGTAATTGGGATTTGTTTAGGATTTAGGATTTAGGATTTAGGGCTTAGGATTTTGGATTTAGGCGTTGTTTGACTTTTTCGGTATCTTATGGCTATAATTAGGTATAATTTAGTTATTTAGTTAATTGGTTACTTAGTTAATTAGTTTTTGATTTTTATATTTTAAAAATTACCCAACTGTCTAACTAAGGCAACAAATATTATGTCCCAAGACAACATGATAAAAATGGAATGCAAGGAATGCAAAAGAATAAATTATTTCTCCAAGAAGAACAAAAAGACCCTCAAAAACAGATTGGAACTGAAGAAATACTGCAAGCATTGCCAAAAACACACTTTGCACAAAGAAACTAAGTAAGAAAATTTTATGCTTAGAGCGATAAAAATCAGCCAGTTTGCCGCCTTGCTGGTTTTTGTTTTAATTTTATCCGGATGCGCTCCGGCAGATTTGGGAGACAAGTTAAAAGAATTTGATGAAAAGGTCGGCCAGAAATTGGACCGGTTGCAGGAGGAACAACAGGAAGATTTATCCAATATTTTTGACAAAGGGAAGAAACCGCCGGAGGCGAAAGATCTGACCAGGGAGCAGAAAGAGGGAATTGACGGCTGGCTGGAGAAAAACAATCTGAACCGTTATGGCGATTCAACGGACATGATGTATGCCGGCGGCACGCCTCTTTTCAATGAAGCGACCGGGGAAAGCATTGACCGCTATGATTATATTTTAAAAAATCATCCAAATCTTCTGGATGAGTTGGGGAAATAGCGATTTATAATTATTAAACATTAATTATTATAATACTATTATGAACAAAAATGTCATATCCAAAATATTTTTAATCGCTTTGATTATTTTCGCGGTTATCGCCTGTTTTTTGGTGTTCAGGCCCTTTTTGGTGGAAATGCTGGCGGCTGCCATTTTGGTTTCAATTTTTTATACCCCCTATGAGTGGCTGGTCAAGAAATTTCGCGGCCGGAGAAATTTGGCTTCTTTGGCGATGTGCCTTTTGGTAATTTTGGTGGTGATTATTCCGGCTGTAAACCTGATTATTTATACGGCGCAGAGGTCGGTTTTGGCCTATTCGGAAACGGTTAATTTTTTGAATAAAACCAATCTGGACGGCGCCATAAAGAGCAATGTTTTGGAAAAAGCCAATTTGCTCGGCCTGGACGCGGATAACCTAAAAGTTTTTGTCGCCGACATTACCAAAAAATCCAGCAATTGGCTGGTGGACGGGGCGGCGACTTTGGTCAAAGGAACAACCAGTTTTATCATGTCCCTGATTATAATCGTCTTCACCATGTTTTTCTTTTTTGTGGACGGCGGCAAAATAATGGACAAAGTGATGTATTGGACGCCGCTTTCCAACAAATATGACCGGGAAATATTCAAGAAATTCCGCGATGTAAGCTATTCAACAATGATTTCAACTTTTTTGGTGGCGGTTGCCCAAGGCGCGATCGGCGCGATCGGATTTATGATTGTCGGCCTGCCTGCCTTTTTCGCCGGTTTGTTCATGGGCCTTTTCTCTCTTTTGCCTTATATCGGCGCCGGTTTTATTTGGTTTCCAACGGGAATTTATTTGCTTTTTGTCGGAAAAATTTGGCAGGGAATTTTCCTTCTGGTTTGGGGAGGTTTGGTGATAAGCCTAGTTGACAATCTTATTTGGGCTTATGTCATCAAGGGCAAAGCCAAAGTCCATCCGATTTTTGTCGTCTTATCAATTTTGGGCGGGATTTCCTTGTTCGGTTTTTGGGGAATATTTTTCGGGCCGCTGATAATCTCCGTGGCCATCACTATTTTTCATATTTACGAACTGGAATACGGGGAAGTGCTGGAGAAATAGTTAAGAGTCCATAAAGCCATAAAGTCTGCTAGCTGGTGGAATAATTAACAATTAGCAATTAACAATTTTTCTGTTAAATCTTAAATCTGAAATCTTAAATCTGAAATTAATCTGGGGGAATAGTTCAATGGTAGAACACGGGTCTCCAAAACCTGTGATGAGGGTTCGATTCCTTCTTCCCCTGCAAAAATGTTAAATCAGTGTCTCACCCGTCGCTCGCGAGGGGCGGGGTTCGACCGAAAAATAAATTTATCGGTTTTTTGTTACTTTTTTAAATTTTAACGTTATATTTAATATAAAAACAAACTAAGCAAAAAAATTATGAAAAAAAATTTAATCACAATTATTTCCACTGTTTTGGTCGCTTCGGCTTTAATCGTGGGAGGTTCTTACGCCCTTAAAAACGAAATTTTTTTCGGTGAATCGCCCGAAAAAAACGCGGCGAAATTTTATGAGCAATGGATCGCCTATGAAGGCAACCCGATGGTGGATAGGATATATTACCAAAATGACTTAATTACAGAAAATTTTTCCGCCAAAGTTGACGCTATAATAGAATCTTTTCTGACTGGTCAGGCCGGAGGTTATGACCCGGTTCTTTGCGCCCAGGATGTGCCCGCCGGCTTTGAACTGGGGAAAGCGCAGATTAACGGCGATACGGCCGAAATTTTTTTGACCGAATTTTTTTCCGGCGGAAACAAGACCATTTTGGTGGAAATGAAAAAGGAAAAAGGCGAATGGCTGATAAATAATGTCCAGTGCCAGGCCGGTTCGGCAGAGAATAATTTTAATGAAACCGGCAATCTGGTTTATAGGGATAATGCTTGGAAACTTGTTTATGAGAAGCCCGGAAAACCGGCTTTAACCGTTGATTTGGAATTTGGCTCCGATTGCGTTTGTTATCCGGGTGATGGCAGAGAAAATCCTTGCCGGCCAACTCTTTGGGAAGAAGGATACCGCGCCACCGTTAGCGGTAAGAGAGATGGCGATACAATTGAGACCGCATCATTATTTCTCCAAGTTCCTTCTCCTATTTTGCCCCCGGACAAAGCTTTTGGGGAGGGAGAATCGTTTTGTGTTGACAGGTGCGGAGATGGTATTTGCGACGAAGTGGTCTGTCTGGCCCAAGGTTGCCCTTGCCCCGAAACTTCGCAATCCTGCCCGGCAGATTGCCAGTAATCCGGGAGTTTTTTTCGTTTGATGCCAATAAAATTACAGCTTGCGGCGGCTGTGATTTTTTTGCGGGAGGTTTTTAATTTTTGCCAAGTTTGCTATAATAAACATATGAATCGGCCCAAAATTAAACTCTTGAAAAATTAAGATATTTTTTCCGGGGTTAGGATGTATGTTTTATGCGGTTTTTAAAAAAATGATTCTTAAAGCAATTACGAACAAGCAAAGAATCATAATCGGATTTATCAGAATTTCTTTGGTTTTGGCCATACTCGGCAGCATTTACGAGATTAATTGGATGTCCTTGTTTGTAAGTTCGCTGGTTCTTGTTTTGAGCTTTTCTCCTGAATTTTTTTTCCGGAGATACAATATTTTTCTGCCTAACTCTTTGCAGATATTTGCTATTGTTTTTATCTATGCCGGATTATTTTTGGGAGAAGTAAGGAGTTTTTACATAAAATTTTGGTGGTGGGATTCCTTGCTGCATTTATTGTCCGGATTGGCGCTCGGTTTCGCGGGGTTTTTGCTCGTTTATATTTTTAACAAGACCGGAAAATTCCGTTCAAGCCATATTTTGCTTGCGGTGTTTTCTTTTTGCTTCGCCCTGGCCCTGGGGGCTTTGTGGGAAATTTTTGAATTTTTCCTGGATCATTTTTTTCATCTTGATATGCAAAATGCCAGGGATTTATGCGATATCACTATGGACTATTGCGATTCCCGCCTTGGCGTGATAGATACTATGTATGATTTGGTTCTTGATTCGGCCGGGGCTTTGGGCGCTTCGGTTATTGGTTTTCTGTATTTAAAAAAGAAAACCCCCTCTTTTATCAAAGAAATAATAAGAGATTTTGAGAAAAAGAATAAGAGTTTGTTCATGATAGGTAAGAGAATTAAATAACGCTTATGTACGCCTTTTTGCTAACGGCAGTATTTTTTTTAATTTTTTCCCATTGGCTGGTTTATGATTTTTTCGCCCGCAATTTTTCCGTGGGAACCGGGCGGGGGAAAAATATTTTGCGTCTGGTTTTTTTTCTTTTGCCGGCCGGATTTATTTTTTCTTCCATTCTTGTCCGCTGGCAGGAAATTTTTTTAATCAAGGCTTTATACTTTATTTTCAGCTTGTGGCTGGGGGTGTTGGTTAATTTTTTGCTGGCTATCGGCGCGGCCTGGCTTATAATGGGAGCAATGGAAGCTTTGGGCAAAAAAACAAATCGCCTTGTTTTTGGCATAGCGGTTTTAGCGGTCGTTTTTCTTTATAGCGGTTACGGGGTGTTTAACGCCTTGACGCCGGCAATAAAAAAAATAACGGTTCCGATAAACGGCTTGTCGGCGGAATGGCGGGGGAAAACCATTGCCCATCTTTCCGATCTGCATTTGGGAGAAATTTTGGGAAATAGATTTTTAAAAAGGGTTGTGGAAAAAACCAACAGCCTGAATCCCGACATTATAGCGATCACCGGAGATTTATTTGACGGCCTGGACGGGAATTTGAATTCTTTTTCCGGGCTTTTGGGCGCTTTGAAAGCCCCCAAAGGCGTTTTTTATGTTATCGGCAACCATGAAATTTATTTGGGTTTAGAAGAGGCCCTGGGAGCGCTGGAAGAGACGGGGATAAGGGTTTTGGACGATGAGATGGCGGAAATAGGCGGTTTGCAGGTTATCGGAGTAAGTTATCCCGGCCTTAGCTTGGACAGATTTGAAAAAAACATAAAAAATAATTATGACCCGGAGAAACCGGCGATTTTGCTTTATCACGCGCCGGTTGATATTTTATCCGGCCAGGCGAATGGCGATAATCCCCGCAAAGACATTTATTTATCGCCCTATACGGATTTTAGCGCCGCCAAAAATTTTGGCATTGATTTGCAGTTGTCCGGCCACACGCACGCGGGCCAGATTTTTCCGTTCAACATTATTACAGGATTGATTTATGGCGGCCGTGATTACGGATTGCATCGGGACGGGGATTTTACTCTTTATGCCACCAGCGGCGCCGGCGCTTGGGGGCCGACGATGAGGACGGGGAGCCGGTCGGAAATCGTTTTGATTACTTTGGAATAATATTTTTCAATTATGGATTTTAATAAATTAAAGTTAACGCTGAAAAAAATGGGGGAGCCGGATTTCAGGTACAGGCAGATAAAAGACGCTTTTGCCAAGCAGTTTATTTTGGATTTTGAAAGCATTTCAACCATTTCTAAATCTTTGGCCGATAATCTGGCCGGAGAAGTCGCTCCCTTGTCTTTTCAGGCGGAAAAAATATTTGAATCAAAGGATGGCTTATCGTTTAAAGCTTTGTTGCGCCTGCCTGACGGTTTGGCCGCAGAAACGGTTTTGCTTTCGCCGCTTCCCGGGCGCTGGTCCGCCTGCGTTTCCAGCCAGGTCGGCTGCAAGCTCGCCTGCCGTTTCTGCGCTACGGGCAAGAGCGGATTCAAGCGCGACTTAACTTGCGAGGAAATTACCGATCAGGTTCTTTTTTGGAAGAATTTTTTTAAGACCCGAAAATTGGCCGGAAAGTTTTCCAGTATAGTTTTTATGGGCATGGGCGAGCCATTTTTAAACTGGCCCGAAGTAAAAAACGCTTTAAGGATTCTGACAGGGGAGGAATTTTTTAATTTCGCTTCAAGGGATATTTCCGTCTCCACTTCCGGGATAGTTGAAGGCATAAAAAATATGGCGCGGGAGTTTCCGCAGGTCAATCTAGCCGTTTCCCTTGTTTTTCCCAATGACAGGCAGCGCAGCCAATATATGCCGGTTAATCGGCGCTTTAACCTGAACCAGCTTAGAAAAGCCTTAATTTATTATTTCAGCAAAACAAACCGCAAGGTCTTCCTGGAATATATAATGTTTAAAAGCATAAACGACCAGTTGGCCCAGGCCGACGAGCTTATTGAATTTATCAGGTCGATTGAAGGCGGAGCAAAGCTCATCCATGTTAATTTGATCCGCTATAATGTTGCGGCGGGCGATTTGGCTCCGTCTGACGTTAAAACAGCCCAATGGTTCAAAAATTATCTTGCCAAGAAAAAAATCGGGGCAACTATCAGAAAAAGTTTGGGCGCGGAAATAAAAGGGGCTTGCGGGCAGCTGGCCGGCAAAAATTGATTAATTGCCCCGTATTGCAAAGAAATTAATAATTTATTTAATATTAGCAAAAATTTAACCTAATTTTTTAGTTAAAATCCGGCAATAGGGCGGTGGATAACGGCAAAACAAGACAATTACCTTGAAATTATTGGCGTTTTTCAATGTTTTCCTGTATAATGTAATTAGCTTGTGGATCAATTGTGGGTAATTGCCGGTAAATATATAAGTAAAATTAAGGATAAAAATTGTGAAAGTCCTTAGTTTACCTATATATTTACCTTTATCTAAAATTGATCTCCGCAAATTAATAAATTAATTTTTAAAAAACTTATGGCAAAAATGACAAAGTCACAAATGCTGGCTGCTTTGGCCGAAAAAACCGGCTTAAGCAAAAAGGATGTGGCTAATCTTATGGACACCTTGACCGAGATGGCCTACAAGGAAGTAAAGGGCGCGGGAGAGTTTGTTTTGCCGGGAATCGGCAAATTGGTAAAAGTGAACAGAAAAGCGAGAATGGGAAGAAACCCGGCTACTGGCGAAGAAATTCAGATTCCGGCCAAGACCGTGGTTAAATTCAGAGTATCCAAGTCTGCCAAGGATGCCGTCCTCTAAAAAGTTTAGAAGTTTCAAAAAAAATAGAGACGCGATTAGTCGCGTCTCTATTTTTTGATTTATATTCTTAGATTATCTCGTAGCTCCAGAGTAGGCGATAGCGCGGACAATATCCCAAGCCGAAGCGTTTTTCGGGCTGTAGCCGTAAATAGCTCTAAATATTCTGATAGCCGCTTTTTCGCTGTCTAAATTTCTGTTGGCCGGCCGCA
This genomic window from Patescibacteria group bacterium contains:
- a CDS encoding DUF3828 domain-containing protein, which gives rise to MKKNLITIISTVLVASALIVGGSYALKNEIFFGESPEKNAAKFYEQWIAYEGNPMVDRIYYQNDLITENFSAKVDAIIESFLTGQAGGYDPVLCAQDVPAGFELGKAQINGDTAEIFLTEFFSGGNKTILVEMKKEKGEWLINNVQCQAGSAENNFNETGNLVYRDNAWKLVYEKPGKPALTVDLEFGSDCVCYPGDGRENPCRPTLWEEGYRATVSGKRDGDTIETASLFLQVPSPILPPDKAFGEGESFCVDRCGDGICDEVVCLAQGCPCPETSQSCPADCQ
- a CDS encoding metallophosphoesterase — its product is MYAFLLTAVFFLIFSHWLVYDFFARNFSVGTGRGKNILRLVFFLLPAGFIFSSILVRWQEIFLIKALYFIFSLWLGVLVNFLLAIGAAWLIMGAMEALGKKTNRLVFGIAVLAVVFLYSGYGVFNALTPAIKKITVPINGLSAEWRGKTIAHLSDLHLGEILGNRFLKRVVEKTNSLNPDIIAITGDLFDGLDGNLNSFSGLLGALKAPKGVFYVIGNHEIYLGLEEALGALEETGIRVLDDEMAEIGGLQVIGVSYPGLSLDRFEKNIKNNYDPEKPAILLYHAPVDILSGQANGDNPRKDIYLSPYTDFSAAKNFGIDLQLSGHTHAGQIFPFNIITGLIYGGRDYGLHRDGDFTLYATSGAGAWGPTMRTGSRSEIVLITLE
- a CDS encoding 23S rRNA (adenine(2503)-C(2))-methyltransferase RlmN, coding for MDFNKLKLTLKKMGEPDFRYRQIKDAFAKQFILDFESISTISKSLADNLAGEVAPLSFQAEKIFESKDGLSFKALLRLPDGLAAETVLLSPLPGRWSACVSSQVGCKLACRFCATGKSGFKRDLTCEEITDQVLFWKNFFKTRKLAGKFSSIVFMGMGEPFLNWPEVKNALRILTGEEFFNFASRDISVSTSGIVEGIKNMAREFPQVNLAVSLVFPNDRQRSQYMPVNRRFNLNQLRKALIYYFSKTNRKVFLEYIMFKSINDQLAQADELIEFIRSIEGGAKLIHVNLIRYNVAAGDLAPSDVKTAQWFKNYLAKKKIGATIRKSLGAEIKGACGQLAGKN
- a CDS encoding HU family DNA-binding protein: MAKMTKSQMLAALAEKTGLSKKDVANLMDTLTEMAYKEVKGAGEFVLPGIGKLVKVNRKARMGRNPATGEEIQIPAKTVVKFRVSKSAKDAVL